One Aptenodytes patagonicus chromosome 7, bAptPat1.pri.cur, whole genome shotgun sequence genomic window, ATATTGCTATGAGCCATCACTCTGCCTTTCTCATGTAAGAGAGTTCCTCTTGGCCAGCTAGGTATTGGACAAGCAACTCTTTGCTTAAGGTGCCTTCTTATATCATCTGCCACTTGTGGCATGTTGTGGTAAGTAGTCTGGGATTATAAAATACCAGATACTGTTTGCAAAAGTACTGCTTTAACTTGTACAAACGTTTAGCTTTTTAGTGACCTTTTACGTTATTTGTTTGTACTTCATCCTACTGCTAAGCAAGTAATTTTACAGTGTCTGCGTGTTTAGCCTCTATTAAGTTAAATACAAGGGCGTCTATTGATGTGGTACTGTAGTGTGACAGATATTCaagtgaaatacaggaaaaatttttccctttgtaaaattATTAACGATGTAGTAATTAcacctttttgcttttaattttgctgtgAAGTTGGGGGAGGTGAGCATATAAAATGAATTTGTCTACATATATTGGATTGTCATTTAACTGGGTTTTAGTCGTGACAATTTGCATTTAATACTACGTTGCTTTTCATCTGTTATAGTTCTGATTTCAGTGCATATGTTGGTATTTTAAGTATTGCATTGTGTTTTCATAACAGCTGGTTTTGGGATGcaggattattttaaaagcagtatctTATTCACGGTAGTTGTAAAAATGAGGGATCCTTTCTATATGCAGCTGCTATTAACATAGGCTgtttcagaaacttttttctaaattatatgtatttttttatatatataaaaatataaaaacattaagCAGTTTTAGCAAAGAAAGTTTTAGGGGGGTATTACTTAATTGCTAGCTGACTCATTTGTGTCCTGTTTAAGGCTAAAATGTTAACTTTTGCTGCAGGACTTGAAAGATGTCATGAGAAAGGCAGGGGAGGTCACCTATGTGGACGCACACAGAAACAACAGGAATGAAGGGTAAGTTCATTTTGTGTCTAAATCTGTATGATAACTGAAACTGTTAAAGGCAAGATTATccttgtaatatatatatatatatataaaaaaaccccaactaaatCTATGGTGTGGCTTAGATGCTGACAtttctccaatttaaaaaaaaaaaaccaacaaaaccccccaccaaaacaCAAACGGTCAGTAAGTAGGAGTTCAGAAGTGGTATTGAACTCAGTCTCTACTCTCTACTATGAAAACAATGTGtcaaagcagaaagggaagggagaataCCTTTCAACAGTTGAGTTCTGCTGTCTTTAActtaaagttatttatttataatcatTTATGATCTGACTCCTGAGGCTAAAATACCTCCTGTCTGTGGCTGCTTTGCACTGGTTCAACAGTCAAAGTCATAGGAAATGAACATAACCAGTCTCCTTACGGATACCTAGCTGCCTGCTCTCCATTCTTAATTTTGCAGACTACAAAGGTCCTGCACGacaaagcaggagagagggaagtATGAATAGAGTGTCTGTGCTGGCAAAACAGTGCTCTAGGGCCATTGCGAGCAAATGCAACTCTAGactttttttgaggggaaaacaaattaaaaaaacaaaggggaTTTTTTCTATTCACTGTTAAAACTCTAAATAGGGCAGGAAAGTCTGCAAGTTTATGTTGTTTCTTGGACAGCTTTAGAATGCAATTTAGTGGAGGACTGAAAGATACTTCCTCAGCTGGTGCAGGTTTGTGCAGCTTCCTggattttctccatctctttgcaGATGAGAGTTCTGGTAATGTTTAAAAGGATGTGGAAGGTGTGGATGGCTAGGACTGTTAGTATCATATTTTCCTGTTAACCAAGTTAAAAATTAGCTTTCAGAAGATAAAACATCAAGCTGTGAATCACCAGATTGAAAAAAGCCCAAACTTGTTCTCCttgctttttcagtttctctaaaacttttttttcctgatggtatACAGGGTTGTGGAATTTGCATCTTATAGTGATATGAAGAGTGCACTGGAAAAATTGGATGGCACTGAGCTGAATGGACGCAGAATTAAACTGACTGAAGATCACAGAAGGCATAGGTATGTCACCTGACCTGATAAAATTCTGCTGAGGGCGTGGATTTGGGTAGTATCGATGCCAAAGTTTTATTATCTAATTCTTTGGCCCCAAGCTAAATATCACCGCACAGAACCGCTTTCTAGCAGTGTAAACAGATTTAGATAAGAACTGACTTGCTGAAAACAGGGTAAATAGAACACTTTTGGATGAGAGTAAggagttgtgggggtttttttaaagataaaacttGATATTTAAATGAAAGGACTTATAAAAAAACGAATTTTGGTATTAAAAGCCTTTTAATTTAATGGAAAGCTGCTTCAGAGTCCTGTGAAATGTCTCTCAAATAGTTGTGAAAGCCAACTTTTTCATGAGAATAAAAGAGAAACAGTTAGCTTGCTTGCGTTATTCCCAAAGCAGTTCTGCCAtttagtcattaaaaaaacatgttGGCTGCAGCTCTTTCATTgtctctcttaaaaataaatccatttattttcatgaaaaaaggGACGCATAACTAGAGAAGGTGTTAAACTCTCAGGCCTTAAAGTGTGCTGGTGTTCCATGCCTTTAGAGACTTTTTTAGTGTCTTGAAAGAAACCCTAATTTACATGGGCCTTTCTAGAGAGAATAAATACCACAGGtatgaattttcatttctgtacttTTCTTGATAAATGGCTAAAAATTtgtctccctcctcccagcgggGGCAGGCATCTTGTATTAGGCAGTTCGTATTTTGCCAAGCTAGCAGAGAATGTCAAGGCTAGCCTTCGCCTAAGAAGATATTGTTGTGATGGAGCATGACAGAAATCTAGCAGCACTCTGAAATAACTGAATGCTGTGCCTAGTGCATTCAGATGTTCTGTGCTGTGCATACAAAGTAGTTGAGAATCTAAATTGAGTATTTTAAATTTAGTAGGAGGTGAGACTACAGCTTTTAATTGTTTCTCTAGAAGCAGATCTCGATCAAGGAGTTACTCAAGATCTCGCAGCAGGTCCAGGTCTACAGGATCTTCCAGATCGGACAGCCGGTCCAGGTCCAGGTCAAGATCAAGGTCCAGGTCCAGGTCCCGCTCTCGATCCCGGTCCCGCTCTCGATCCCGGTCTCGTTCTCGCAGTCGTACACCTAAAAAGAGTTACTCTCAGAAAAGCCACCGCTCCAGCTTGCTAGCTTCTTCCCCATCTCCCTcttcttctaaaagaaaatctCGTTCTAGGTCGAGCTCTGCTCATAGCCGTAGTTAACCTGCTCTTAGAGGTGtattaatgcatttaatttgGTTCAAGTTTCTTGAAGACTTGAGACAAATTATATATGAGAACCGGGAGGGGAAGAGTTAACGTGATGAAAGGGTAACCTCCTCTTACATTGCCAAAGTGCCTGTCATCAAATAGGCCATCTCTGTGAGGAGGGGCTGTCGGCTTTCTCCTTTCAGTGAAGTCTGGAGTGggaagtcttttttattttttttccctgctattaGTAAACATTTCTATCATAGATATATTATGTACACATAATGCTGAGGTAATGGGATGAGACAATAtgctgctttctccctctcttgcCCCCCACTTTCTGCTCCACCTCCAAGGCCTTTGACTTTCAAAATACGATGTTAGCTTTTGTCCTTGGTATTAAGTCCGAGAACAGGAAGTATAGATTTTATTCCTTTAAGGTGCTGTGGCTACTTTTCTGTGTGAGAATGAATGGACCAGCTGAATTTAGTTTAGagttcacttttttccccccgttgCTTGGCTTAACAGGCTGTTTAAGTTCCAGCTTTAAATGACCTTGATAATACGCTTAATTTGCAACAGACTTTCAGGAATACACATTGGTCAGTTGAATATTGCTCATTTGGACAGTGAATCAATACAATGTTAACCAGTAATGAAAGCTGGAAGTTCCTGTTAAAATGAGACGTACCATCCAGATGTCAGGATTATTTGGAATCCATTAGAATAATTTTCCAGTAATTCACTAGTATGTGGTATTGTATGTAGAGGCCTTATTTGACAGGTGACTCCATAAAACTGCACAGAAATGTCAATATGCATGTCCATGTTTTTGATGTTTATAAAAGTGACATAGCTTTCATACCCAAAAGTATGATACTGAATAACGTGTGTATGACTAGCAATAGTCTTGATGGAAAGGAAGGTTATTTTAGTAatgacagcagcaaaaaaatcccaggaaaagtaTAGTCAGTTGTGACAGGAAAAGTTAATCATGTTAAAGCGTAAAGAGGGTAATTTCTTTAAATCTTCTCAATGCACAGTTGTTTTAATTAATAGAAATTTCCACTGCAAATACTGTTCGTTCTTATAATTtggaattagattttttttttttaacttctgtattgttaaagaagggaaacatttttggaaaaatatgtaaattaatCCCAAAGTCTTACGTGTGTTTAAATGTACCATtcctaataaaataaaacctttttctgGCTTACTTTGCAGTTTGTTTAGTAATGTTACTGTTGCTGTTGTTCACTTCGTACAATCTTGCAAACACGATCACAAGGAAATTTATTTGAAGGTGTACCCATATGGAAGCAAGCAAAATGTAAAATAGAAACCAGTTGCGACACCTAAGTAACCAGATGCTGACTAATAGGAGGACAGGACAGGATAGGATTTTACTGCCATGGCCATCAGTGGCTGTTTGAACGGATGGCAAATAGTAGTCCTTCTGCAGTCCTTGGAGGCAGATTTGTGTGACACCTCCTTGTCCACCAGTTCAACAGAAGAACCGACAACCAAATGGCCATAGGTCTTGGAATCTTCCTATAGGTAAAATCATTTGCTGCTTTCGAAATGTGGTTCCAGAGATTCTTATCTTGCCCACACTACTGTGCATCTAAGGCTTCAAGGCTGACACCCTTTCTAGAGCAAGTTACTGCTAATCACGGTCTTTGCATGGTTGGCTTGATGTGATCTGAATATGGTAGCAGTTCAGAAGGAACACAAGGAACAAACAGAAATCACTTTGCAGAGGAATCTTACTAGATACGACTCTGTTGGGAAAGCTGGGGTATGCTCAGCTGCGTTAAATGTCAGTGGTGTGTGCTTTGGTAAATTTGTTATGCcagaaaaaaacctccccaaaatgTCCACTGCCTAGCCTAGTACCTTTGAGATTGGCAAGTGCAGTATTGGAGACCTTGAATGCTTCTGACCGCAGCATGCTTACCTTGCAAATTGTTTAAATACAGAGCTAATATAGATCTTGTGAATTTTATTAATTCTTGATTCTTTATTGTACAACATCATTTCCCTTCCTGTAATTTTCTGTTGATTCAGTCAGCAGTGGCAACAGTAAGATGACTATAGACCAAAGAaccagcctccccttcccccccaaacaCCTGTCATGTCAAACCTCAAGCCCAGTCTACCCATAGATCTGTGTTGCTATTAATACTGGTTAGAAGTAcgttttttttaacttactttaAATTGTATGATTGAACTGATAGTGGTTTAGTGTAGAAACACTTAtgacagtatttcttttctttctagcaGCTTAAACATCTTTGCCAGCACAGCTGCATCCAAGTTAACCGTAGTACGGGTTTCTAAATGTAGCAACAGGTAACTAAGGACTGCCGATTGTAGGGTGGTGTTACCAATGCAATGTGACATGATGGAAACGGACCtcccactaattttttttttacatttttcaagcTGGCAAGCAGTGGTTCTTTGTTTCCCTAAGATATATAAAGGTGTTTAGGTGAGGAAAAGGTGAGCTTTTGAAATACTAAGAATATTAAATCTGGTCTTTCTCTGGGGAAGGATCTGTTTATGGTAGATGCGAACTTGGTAGCTTTCTGAGTATTTATTTGAAGGGCAAGGATAGGAATCTTTAGCAGCTACAAACAGTTTTCCTAAAGGACAGGTTGAGTCCCTGGTTACTCAGCTCTTAGTTGTTTCTTTCGGGATATTAATTTCGGTGCCTGGAGAAATAAGGGATTTTGAAGCccaaatttttatttattgtgcACATGGCTTTTTTCCATGGCTTTTTCCGTGTCAAAACTTAAGCCCTTAAAATGTATGTGGGGGAGAAGGCGGAAGGGTGGTCTGATTTCCTCCCCCCTCATTTCCTGCTGTGTTaccacattgatttttttcttaaagaggaCAGACCGTGAATagcagactggattttttttgcctttaggggaaaaaaaaaaaaaaacacgccAAACCAAACTTCAAGACTATCGTATCAGGAAGTCCTAACAATTTTGAGCAGGTTTCAGAGCAGCACAGCCCTGTTTGGCACACGGTAGAGTTGGAAATGAAAACTACGTTTTTCATTGGGGTTTAAAGTTTTGACATTACCTGACATGTAAAATGAGCTACAATTGCGTACACTTAATTAATTGCTTTGATGAAGGATAACTCATTGTGCCACTCTAAGTTGGTCATGTCTGACCTCAACTTGGAGCAAACCCAATCTGGAGTTTGTCGGTTTAGGGCATATGAGTTGGTGCAGAGGGGTTAAAAGGACAGTTCGGCAGCCTGAATAAAATACTTGCTTGGTGGTCAGCAAGTGTAGAAAAGGCTtgagagggaagaagagggactGGGGTAGACAGAAGccgtgaagggaaaaaaaggatgagagGGAGTTTGAGTTTTGACAGGTGGCAGTTTCGGTGTCAAAGACTGGTATACATAGACCACAGAAGGGAATACAACCTTTATACTCATGACAACAGTTCAAATTTAGAGGTTTCCTCCAGCAGGTGATCTTGAGATAAATTGGGGAACATgtgtgcttgtttgttttgcttaaaaatacttGGTGTTCTGCTGAAGAGCAAAAGGTCTAAAGAAAACTAAAGTCGTACCTGTGTTCCTGTGAGAAGATAATATCTACAAGTCAGGTAGGCATCTTGATTAGGAGACAGACTTGCTTGGTAGACTCTTTAGGGAACACATTAGAGTCTGAAACTTGGCTGAACTATTAATGTATCAGAAAccagattgttttaaaaatagaacatttttagACTGCATTGGACCAAATTATTTATCCATATCAGGTGCCTTAGTTCCAACTTTACAGAGCACAGGAATGTAAGCTCCactttaaaataactgtaaataGACTGCTTTAATGTATTAAAGTCATAGCTTTTACAGGCAGCATGTTCCAACACCTGACGCTTTCCATGAGAAAGCTGGGAATCATCCCTTCCAGTTGGCAGAAAgcttctgctcccagccctgcaaagcTGAAAGGAACAAAGCTCTGAAGTCATGATGCATCTACAAGTAAATCTGTCATTACTCCTACCCTTATTCTGCTAACCTGATCCTTGAAGAGCAGTTTTCACAAATTTCTCCTCAGCAAATGGAGGTGACGTAAGACAATACAAATATTACATTTATATTAGATTCAAAGGTTCCACTTGTGCCTTGGGTTGCAGTTGGGCAATACAGCTAGGATGATCTAGCAGCTTGCTGCTGGCAAGACAAGCTACAAGCTACCATCCCTGTGCCTGCCCCTTGTCTTGTGCCAGCTCTGATGCTCATCTGATCCTCCAGAAGCCAATTCAGTTACATCACAGAGAGTAGGTACTTCGGGTCTCCTGCAATGCTGCTTTTTCCAGTCCTCTCTGGGAGGGAGGAAGTGGAATTATGACCTGGGCTATAACTCCCCTGTGATCCTTCTGTTTGCCTCCCTCACGAACACAAGTATCCTATTTTTCCTAACTTTATCCTCCCATTTTGTCCTCCAAGCAGTCAGTCTCCAATCATCACTCTCCTTCTGTCCAGGATTTCTTGTGCTTCTCTTACCACAGGACATTTTCCTCCCAGGGGAAGCCTTATGCTACAGCATGCAACTGCTTGGAGCACCGGGCACAGCTGGAAGTTGAGCAATGCAATTAGTTGCATTTCAGCAACTGGCTACATCCCACGCCAAAAATAAGAGCGTATTTTCTGTGACGGTTATGGCACTTCTttattattaattacatttttgtcagTTTAACACAGGGCTCTTCATCCAAGGGTATCCCAGCAGTTTGTGAAGATAAACTCTATTATACTTGGCCACATCTCATCTCTGCTTTACCgatgagaaaaggaaagcaagtgcTGGGGGCGTTCACCTGCGGTTGCAAAACACGAGAGGTCAGGAGGAGGAATGTGCCCGCAGCGAAGGCCAGGATTCCTCACGGGACAGGTTCGGCTCTGACTCGTGCCATCTAGTGGCTGTACTTGCTGCCGCTGCCTGTGGAGCCATCAAACGGGCTCGGAAGGGGTTTGGTTCCTATCAGGAGAGAAAAAGGTTCTCTTTCAAAAATGAGGTGAAGTAGCGGTGTGCTTCCGAGTAGGAAGAAATGCCCCGGGATCCGTACCCGCGGCGCTCGGCTATTGCTCTAGCAGAGAGGGTCAAGGACGATGAGTTCTGAGGTGGGAAGttctcagctctgcctgctcctcctgctgcagcctaATCGTAGAGCCGAGTGCTGTACAATTCCTACGTGGCTTTAATTTTCTAACAAGGGTTTTGGAAGCATGTAATTTCCAGTCTGGTTCCCTCATTCCCCCTCCTTAGCCATTGTTTGCTGGAAGACTAAATGCTCTGTGTGTACAGTACCTGAGGGCATGTTTCCCATTTTACCAGCCCGGCAATTAGTTACCCCTCCACCCCCTCTCTTTGCAAACCTGCAGGAGAGTTGTTAGCCTTTCACCCTGGGGGTGATTCACTAGGACAATAACGCTGATTAGCTAACAGTTATGCCTGGCAGAGGGCTATAGCTGGGGGAGCAGCACAAGCAGAGTGCTCTATGCACGTCAGCTTAAAGGAGAGGATACAGCAGAAACACTGACTCCACATAAGGGAGCCATTCAGGCCTTGGGTGGAGTCAGCACCAAGAGGAAAGTGCAAGGGTTAACAGGCTGGGGGCCTGGGTTACAAACGAGGCCAAACTATATGCTGTAGTGAAATACTAGCTAATGGCAGCTCTGTATGTCTGGGTAGTCTCAAGATGTTCAAAGGACAATCGCCACTATTGATTTGCTGGGCCTAGGACCATGAGGGAGTGATGAGGGAGAGAAAAGTGTATGGTAAAACCTGCTCTTCAAGATTAATGAAGGGcttaaaataaaagacagagtTTCACTGGTAATGAATGATACCTTTGTGTTGTGTGACGGCTTTTTCCTGTAACCAGGGATGAATGTCTTCCCTCCCTGTTCTCTCCTTTTCCACTCTAGAAAACCCTTGCACTGTGTGGGCATTTAGCAGTGGCAGGTTGAGCTGGAAAGATCCAGATCAATATGCTTAGAGTGGATGTTTCAGTTCAGACCAAGAACTGCTCCGTATGTGTGTATGTAGGTGTGATACATCACTGGAGACCCCGAGATCAAGTTCAGCAGGATCCTACGTGCACGCTGCATTTGTTTTACCCAACAGCCAGCTCTCTGGCATTCTAAGGCGAGTGCTTTCTCCTTGTGTTTCAGAGGTCCGTGGATATTACTTTGTGGTTCATAGAGGTAAGATGTAGCAGGTCATGCTTTTAAAGCAAGTGAGCACCCATTGGTAGAGCTGAAGTCACTAAAATCTAAAAATGCTCCCACTGTAGAGCCTTGAAAGCAGAGGTACCCCAAACTGATATTAAAATTTGAGCCAGATTTTAGTTGGGGGTAGGGTGGAGGTGTTGCAGCAGATGCTGGCACTGCAATGACAGGAAAGGGAAGTAGGGAAAAAATatacagggaaagaaaggaaactggACGAAATCTTTGCACTTCACATCTACAGGTGAAAGAATTATTCCTCAAAATCAGTGAATGGGACTGTGGGTCTAGGCCTCACCCACCACTGTGACTTCTGGTTGGGATTTTCCTAAGTGCCTCGGGACATCAGGAGTCCAGGCCAGCAGCATTCCAGCCACCAGCCAGAGCTCTCCAAAATGGGCAGCAGGCTGTGCCTGCTTAGGCCATGGGCAGTCTGTCCTTCTGCTGGTACTGACCACCAGAGAATCGGTATCTGATCTCTCTAGACAGTCTAGCCCTTCCATGCCTCTGGCCAAAGATGGAATTTACCGGAGCTGGAGTTAAACACAACATCTAGTGCTTCAGCCTGAAGTGTTGTTTCTGATGGCACTTGGCTTTGTTCCTTCTATGTCTTTTTCCCAGTAAAGCTTCAGATCACACTGGCTTTTTAACAAAAAGTATAAgcaagcagctctgctgtttcttaCACACATGGCCATTGCCATGTTCTCTGCATTGCTGCCAGTTCCTGTGAATGCCTAGCTGAAAAGTGATGTGCtcaaaaaaacaagttttcttatATGTTTAAAAAGCTTCCTCGTTCTTTTCCTTCAAATTGTCACAGCCTATTTCTAGCACTGTACAAGAACACGGCCGATCATGTAGACTGGTCTTCCA contains:
- the LOC143163448 gene encoding serine/arginine-rich splicing factor 5-like, with protein sequence MSGCRVFVGHLSSRARERDVEKFFKGYGRIREIHLKNGFGFVEFEDHRDADDAIYELNGKELCDERVTIEHARARRGRGRFPQRFSYYQSQSGSSRYGPPVRTEHRIIVENLSSRISWQDLKDVMRKAGEVTYVDAHRNNRNEGVVEFASYSDMKSALEKLDGTELNGRRIKLTEDHRRHRSRSRSRSYSRSRSRSRSTGSSRSDSRSRSRSRSRSRSRSRSRSRSRSRSRSRSRSRTPKKSYSQKSHRSSLLASSPSPSSSKRKSRSRSSSAHSRS